In the Caenorhabditis elegans chromosome X genome, one interval contains:
- the iglr-1 gene encoding Ig-like domain-containing protein (Confirmed by transcript evidence) → MVLQIFVLSIFFISLFNKAIACPLGCSCNESSISCTFLTKPELYVFLEVLKDSPFNETTDLSLASIDNFWLRMLPDMPKLRVLKVQSSPSLDDSDWFLRRNQFPELQTLHFKNCSLKTFPKALMALTSLLELDLSDNMLENLGADSIHIRSIQRVILRNNQIKSIGVHVFRYMPTLKMLDLSGNNMTRLVTSDFTSAVSLRELILRENKIELIETDTTEPMQQLETLDLSGNLLSEVRLEAQQNFRHLFSLNLSCNPLQIIREGFLQLPDLQVLQLDNCNISVVEAGAFVSLPRLHSMDIKDNPNLAYFSPYAFSNNTAFYRMNIQNSGFKRIPLTILEKISQLYIKGTQLDCSCTSRDMQDYGAITIVDWNDATCKTKIGAVQKLSHLEKTGEPCRDNLLTPFGIRQTATVGHSYRIYCANDGTNSKLLWISPNKTTIEASHPKLRKSSDKRTDYFTTTLLDPSFSRNHEERIHISNEYYGFDVVLENDAGHYECVSKSDMKTITRKIELEVVKPNIYLNASHVATTSVHLNWNRNLKIEAVDRVALRITASSEKMFKRQVQLSLYNMFRSYNLVNLSADKEYLICLEWYLTDNDAVIYSSCISQKTKPFKTVMQSLNAKLAIALIIILIIVVVFCCDTCIHQKVAYFSRIKKNAKMQQSVSGQSMLTQSSSADATTYENFQLSVTSASEHPLL, encoded by the exons ATGGTGcttcaaatatttgttctatcgatattttttattagtttattCAATAAGGCTATTGCATGTCCATTGGGGTGCTCATGCAATG AATCTTCAATATCTTGTACTTTCCTCACAAAACCAGAATTATATGTGTTCCTTGAAGTTCTTAAAGATTCGCCGTTTAATGAAACCACGGACTTATCCTTAGCatcaattgacaatttttggcttAGAATGCTGCCGGATATGCCAAAACTGAG agttttgaaagttcaatcATCTCCATCTCTCGATGACAGTGACtggtttttgagaagaaatcAGTTTCCTGAACTTCAAACTTTacacttcaaaaattgtagtcTAAAG ACGTTTCCAAAAGCATTGATGGCATTGACTTCTTTGTTGGAACTTGATCTCAGTGACAACATGCTAGAGAATCTGGGTGCAGATTCTATTCATATAAGAAGTATACAACGGGTCATTTTAAGAAATAATCAGATAAAA AGCATTGGAGTTCACGTATTTCGCTATATGCCCACGTTGAAAATGTTGGATTTGAGTGGGAATAATATGACCCGATTAGTG ACAAGCGACTTCACCTCTGCAGTATCGCTCCGAGAGCTCATACTTCGCGAGAACAAGATTGAACTTATCGAAACTGATACAACAGAGCCAATGCAACAACTGGAAACGTTAGACCTGAGCGGTAACCTGCTCAGCGAAGTCAGATTAGAAGCTCAACAAAACTTTCGCCACTTATTTTCCCTAAACTTAAGTTGCAATCCACTCCAAATAATCCGAGAAGGGTTTTTGCAATTGCCGGATCTTCAAGTTTTGCAATTGGATAACTGTAATATATCAGTAGTGGAAGCTGGAGCATTTGTGAGTTTGCCACGTCTTCATTCAATGGATATCAAGGATAATCCGAATTTGGCATATTTCTCACCATATGCATTCAGCAACAACACAGCGTTCTATAG aatgaatattcaaaactcgGGGTTCAAACGAATACCATTAactattctggaaaaaatcagtCAACTATATATCAAAGGAACTCAGCTAGATTGTTCGTGTACATCTCGTGATATGCAGGATTACGGCGCAATAACTATTGTTGACTGGAATGATGCAACGTGTAAGACTAAAATTGGAGCAGTTCAAAA ACTATCTCATCTTGAAAAAACTGGTGAACCATGTCGTGACAATCTTCTGACACCATTTGGAATCAGGCAAACTGCAACTGTTGGTCATTCTTATAGAATATATTGTGCAAATGATGGCACAAACTCAAAATTATTGTGGATTTCTCCAAACAAAACAACAATTGAAGCGTCTCACCCAAAGCTCAGAAAGTCCAGTGATAAGAGAACCGACTATTTCACCACGACATTATTGGACCCATCGTTTTCGAGAAATCACGAAGAACGAATCCATATTTCCAATGAGTACTACGGTTTTGATGTTGTCTTAGAAAATGATGCAGGGCATTATGAATGTGTTTCAAAGAGCGATATGAAAACGATAACAAGGAAGATCGAATTGGAAGTTGTGAAACCGAACATTTATTTGAATGCATCTCATGTTGCGACAACGTCGGTTCATTTGAATTGGaatagaaatctgaaaattgaagcaGTAGATAG gGTTGCCCTTCGCATCACTGCATCTAGCGAGAAGATGTTCAAACGACAAGTGCAATTATCTTTGTACAACATGTTCCGAAGTTACAATCTAGTGAATTTGTCAGCTGACAAGGAATATCTGATATGCCTAGAGTGGTATCTAACAGATAATGATGCAGTTATCTATAGCTCCTGCATCAGTCAAAAAACGAAGCCCTTCAAAACTGTCATGCAGAGTTTGAATGCAAAATTGGCAATCGCCTTGAT aataatacTGATCATCGTTGTCGTATTCTGTTGTGACACATGTATTCATCAAAAAGTCGCATATTTTTCTCGcatcaagaaaaatgcaaaaatgcagCAGTCCGTATCGGGACAGTCGATGCTCACTCAGTCATCATCTGCGGATGCAACAACTTACGAGAATTTTCAGCTGAGT gttACATCAGCCTCAGAACACCCTCTTCTTTGA